One stretch of Deinococcus aquaedulcis DNA includes these proteins:
- a CDS encoding DUF47 domain-containing protein — MVLSKFMPSNPKFSEKFAAAARNAHATAQALVDLLENYTDIDAKVQRVRDLEHEGDRLTGEVTNLLAESFIVPFDREDIISLNSELDDLVDDMEDAARKLSLYGVERPLPQMAQLARVVEQQCALLAQGMPLLEQGSKVADLNRITREVRALEDQADTISDEVQRHLYSGVNDVQGMIRAMRGGEIVALIEDASDQAQRVAKTIESILLKNA, encoded by the coding sequence ATGGTTCTGTCTAAATTCATGCCCAGCAACCCCAAGTTCAGCGAGAAGTTCGCGGCGGCGGCCCGCAATGCCCACGCCACCGCCCAGGCCCTGGTGGACCTGCTGGAGAACTACACCGATATCGACGCCAAGGTCCAGCGCGTGCGCGACCTGGAACACGAGGGCGACCGCCTGACGGGCGAGGTCACCAACCTGCTGGCCGAGTCGTTCATTGTGCCGTTTGACCGCGAGGACATCATCAGCCTGAACAGCGAGCTGGATGACTTGGTAGACGACATGGAAGACGCCGCGCGCAAGCTGAGCCTGTACGGCGTGGAGCGGCCCCTGCCCCAGATGGCGCAGCTGGCCCGGGTGGTCGAGCAGCAGTGCGCCCTGCTGGCCCAGGGCATGCCGCTGCTGGAGCAGGGCAGCAAAGTGGCGGACCTGAACCGCATTACCCGCGAGGTGCGCGCCCTGGAAGATCAGGCCGACACCATCAGCGACGAGGTGCAGCGCCATCTGTACAGCGGTGTGAACGACGTACAGGGCATGATCCGCGCCATGCGCGGCGGCGAGATTGTGGCCCTGATTGAAGACGCCAGCGATCAGGCGCAGCGCGTGGCCAAGACCATCGAGAGCATTCTGCTCAAGAACGCTTAA